The Algoriphagus halophilus genome window below encodes:
- a CDS encoding 1-(5-phosphoribosyl)-5-[(5-phosphoribosylamino)methylideneamino]imidazole-4-carboxamide isomerase yields the protein MFEIIPSIWLINGKCVRLKRGDFSTEEAISNNPLEIAQDFESIGIERLHLVDLDGARRGEPKNYHILEAIAGYTNLKVDFTGGISTDGDVIKCFEFGAKTVTIASAAANYPERFSQFILSYGREKINLAADTNPEDLKIKIKGWLKKTEIDLYDHIEFFHDRGLKYLKCSDVTRDGVMQGPNFELYAQLVKKFPNLNIAASGGVRNIDDFKRLRDLGLGAAVFGRAYYEGMLKLSDLENFISEK from the coding sequence ATGTTTGAAATAATTCCATCGATTTGGCTAATTAATGGCAAATGCGTCCGCTTAAAAAGGGGCGATTTTTCTACTGAAGAGGCTATTTCCAATAATCCTCTCGAAATCGCACAGGACTTTGAGTCTATCGGTATTGAGCGCCTTCATTTGGTGGATTTGGATGGAGCTAGAAGAGGAGAGCCTAAAAATTACCATATTTTGGAAGCCATAGCTGGTTATACAAACCTAAAGGTTGATTTTACAGGAGGAATTTCCACTGATGGAGATGTGATCAAATGCTTTGAGTTCGGAGCAAAGACTGTTACGATTGCCTCTGCGGCAGCCAATTACCCAGAAAGGTTCAGTCAATTCATCCTATCCTATGGTCGGGAAAAAATCAATCTAGCAGCAGATACTAATCCGGAAGATTTAAAAATTAAAATTAAAGGCTGGTTAAAGAAGACGGAGATTGACCTTTATGATCATATTGAGTTCTTTCACGATAGAGGTCTAAAATACTTGAAGTGTTCTGATGTGACGAGAGATGGGGTGATGCAAGGTCCTAATTTTGAGCTGTATGCCCAGTTAGTTAAAAAATTCCCTAATCTTAATATTGCTGCGAGTGGAGGGGTGAGGAATATTGACGACTTTAAACGATTAAGAGATTTAGGACTTGGTGCTGCGGTATTTGGACGAGCTTATTATGAGGGGATGCTGAAGCTTAGTGACCTTGAGAATTTTATTTCTGAAAAGTAA
- a CDS encoding WD40/YVTN/BNR-like repeat-containing protein, translating to MRKILSILSLGILFSCQTSEIKVPEKPFGWEIFEVPVKASLRGLSPVTNEIAWASGSGGTWLRTLDGGATWDHGVISELDTVDFRSIHAFDAEQAVVVSAGQPAVIYKTIDGGKTWELKHQEVEAAFLDGISFSGPDQGYVFGDPIDGKWMILQSANQGESWYSLLNLPSAKEGEAGFAASASSLISDGENLWLGSGGTEANLHFSPDQGTTWKQWNSPLMQGEASKGIFSLTNLGNGGVFLVGGDYLNMEDTSSVAATFNLSEEEWKLPKAAPKGYRSGVVYFPKYHWLIAVGPTGSDFSKDGGTSWENFSSEGFHAVKLGHTEGTIWASGSNGRIARLKIQ from the coding sequence ATGCGAAAAATCTTATCCATATTGTCTTTGGGAATTTTATTTTCCTGCCAGACAAGTGAAATAAAAGTCCCTGAAAAACCCTTTGGGTGGGAAATATTTGAAGTACCTGTGAAAGCCTCCTTAAGGGGGCTTTCACCTGTTACGAATGAAATAGCCTGGGCATCTGGAAGCGGAGGCACTTGGTTACGAACCCTTGATGGAGGAGCTACTTGGGATCACGGCGTAATTTCCGAACTCGATACTGTAGATTTTAGATCCATTCATGCCTTTGATGCTGAGCAGGCTGTAGTAGTTTCTGCAGGCCAACCTGCTGTGATTTATAAGACTATTGATGGAGGAAAAACTTGGGAATTGAAACACCAAGAAGTGGAAGCCGCTTTTTTGGATGGGATTTCTTTTTCAGGTCCTGACCAGGGATATGTTTTTGGAGATCCTATCGATGGCAAATGGATGATCTTACAATCTGCCAACCAAGGGGAATCATGGTATTCCCTTCTTAATTTACCTTCTGCAAAAGAAGGAGAGGCAGGATTTGCAGCAAGTGCTTCTTCTTTGATATCGGATGGCGAAAACCTTTGGCTAGGTAGTGGTGGTACTGAAGCAAACCTACACTTTTCTCCGGATCAAGGAACTACATGGAAGCAGTGGAATTCTCCTTTAATGCAAGGTGAAGCAAGCAAAGGAATTTTCTCCCTTACCAATCTCGGAAATGGTGGAGTTTTTTTAGTGGGTGGAGATTATCTCAACATGGAAGATACTAGTTCAGTAGCCGCTACTTTCAACCTGAGTGAAGAAGAATGGAAACTACCAAAAGCTGCTCCAAAGGGGTATAGATCAGGTGTGGTGTATTTTCCAAAATACCATTGGTTAATAGCTGTCGGACCAACAGGTTCTGATTTCTCTAAAGATGGTGGGACCAGCTGGGAAAACTTTTCATCTGAAGGCTTTCATGCTGTGAAGCTTGGGCATACGGAAGGAACCATATGGGCTTCAGGATCCAACGGTCGTATTGCCCGTTTAAAAATCCAATAG
- a CDS encoding hydroxypyruvate isomerase family protein yields MQRRKFLKNLGLSSSALTLASGAVLPSFASNSAKAEPTFKMDFAPHFGMFRNSAPGGFVDQLKFMADQGFRSLEDNGMLGRSIEDQTLIAKTMESLDMRMGVFVVDGGDNWKVSLTSGKQEFMDHFLDTCRKSVEVAKRVNAKWMTVVPGYFERNLPIGVQTGNVIEAYKRAAEIFEPHGLVMVMEPLSDNPDLFLRHADQSYMICKAVDSPACKILYDIYHMQRNEGNLIATMQKTWDEIAYIQIGDNPGRKEPGTGEINYGNVFKFIHEKGFTGICGMEHGNANPGVEGERALIEAYRKVDIS; encoded by the coding sequence ATGCAGAGAAGAAAGTTTTTAAAAAACCTAGGACTAAGTAGTTCCGCATTGACGTTGGCTTCTGGAGCTGTATTGCCTTCTTTTGCAAGTAATTCTGCCAAAGCAGAGCCAACATTTAAAATGGATTTTGCACCGCATTTTGGAATGTTCCGAAATTCAGCTCCAGGTGGATTTGTTGATCAACTCAAATTTATGGCAGACCAAGGATTCAGATCATTGGAAGATAATGGGATGCTAGGAAGATCTATTGAGGATCAGACATTGATCGCAAAAACGATGGAATCATTGGATATGCGTATGGGCGTGTTTGTGGTTGATGGAGGAGATAATTGGAAAGTTTCATTGACTTCTGGAAAACAAGAGTTCATGGATCATTTCCTTGATACCTGTAGAAAATCAGTGGAAGTCGCCAAGCGGGTAAATGCGAAATGGATGACTGTAGTACCTGGATATTTCGAAAGAAACTTACCAATAGGAGTGCAAACCGGAAATGTGATTGAGGCGTATAAGCGAGCTGCAGAAATATTTGAACCGCATGGTTTGGTCATGGTCATGGAGCCCTTGAGTGATAATCCGGACTTGTTTTTAAGGCATGCTGACCAATCTTATATGATTTGTAAGGCAGTGGATAGTCCAGCTTGTAAGATTCTTTATGACATCTATCATATGCAGCGAAACGAGGGGAATCTTATTGCTACCATGCAGAAAACATGGGATGAAATTGCCTATATCCAAATTGGAGATAATCCAGGTAGAAAAGAACCTGGAACCGGTGAAATAAATTATGGCAATGTATTTAAGTTTATCCACGAGAAAGGATTTACGGGTATCTGTGGCATGGAACACGGAAATGCAAATCCAGGGGTTGAGGGAGAAAGAGCATTAATTGAAGCGTACAGAAAAGTAGATATATCTTAA
- a CDS encoding Gfo/Idh/MocA family protein, whose protein sequence is MKNTRRDFIKTSAIATGGVLAANSFIVPGAYAAPETHLKLALIGCGGRGTGAVFQAMETGHPIKLVAMADAFRDRLDGSLKPILDKYGAEKVDVPEDRKFVGFDAYKHAIAEADVVILATPPGFRPDHFTEAVKQGKQIFMEKPVATDAVGIRKVLKAAEEAKAKKLNVVVGLQRHYQDNYRKTIAKIHAGEIGDIIGGQVYWNDGGVWVRPRKPEQTEMEYQMRNWYYFNWLCGDHITEQHVHNIDVANWVKKGYPVKAEGTGGRMVRTGKEFGEIFDHHTVQFTYEDGTVIHSECRHFPGAANRVDETFQGTKGTAYLSAGNHGVLTDYTGKKLYEHDRENNINPYQQEHNELWAAIVNGEYKFADAENGARSTMTSILGRYATYSGKVITMEEAINSDINLFPDTLAWDATPKLVPNADGFYPHAIPGKTKTV, encoded by the coding sequence ATGAAAAACACAAGAAGAGACTTTATTAAAACTTCAGCAATAGCCACAGGTGGAGTACTTGCTGCAAATTCTTTCATTGTTCCGGGAGCTTATGCTGCCCCTGAGACTCATCTTAAACTTGCGTTGATCGGTTGTGGAGGAAGAGGAACCGGAGCCGTTTTCCAGGCAATGGAAACTGGGCATCCTATCAAATTGGTAGCGATGGCCGATGCATTCCGAGATAGATTAGATGGAAGTTTAAAGCCAATTTTAGACAAGTATGGTGCTGAAAAAGTAGATGTTCCTGAAGATAGAAAGTTTGTTGGTTTTGATGCTTACAAACATGCAATTGCAGAAGCTGATGTGGTAATTCTAGCAACACCTCCGGGGTTTAGACCAGACCATTTTACGGAAGCTGTGAAGCAAGGAAAGCAGATTTTCATGGAGAAGCCTGTTGCTACGGATGCAGTAGGGATTCGTAAAGTATTGAAGGCAGCGGAAGAAGCAAAAGCCAAGAAATTGAATGTAGTAGTAGGTCTTCAAAGGCACTACCAGGATAATTATAGAAAGACCATAGCAAAGATCCATGCAGGTGAGATCGGTGATATCATTGGTGGACAAGTGTATTGGAATGATGGGGGTGTATGGGTTAGACCTCGGAAGCCAGAGCAAACTGAAATGGAATACCAAATGAGAAACTGGTATTATTTCAACTGGTTATGCGGAGATCATATCACTGAGCAACATGTTCATAATATTGATGTGGCAAACTGGGTGAAGAAGGGGTATCCTGTCAAAGCAGAAGGTACCGGTGGTAGAATGGTAAGAACTGGAAAAGAATTTGGTGAAATTTTTGACCATCATACGGTACAATTTACTTACGAAGATGGAACGGTAATTCACAGTGAGTGTCGTCATTTCCCAGGTGCAGCTAACCGCGTGGACGAAACCTTCCAAGGAACAAAAGGGACCGCGTATCTAAGTGCTGGTAACCATGGTGTATTGACCGATTATACTGGTAAGAAATTGTACGAGCATGATCGTGAGAACAATATCAATCCATATCAACAAGAGCATAATGAGCTATGGGCGGCTATCGTCAATGGGGAATACAAATTTGCTGATGCTGAAAATGGAGCAAGAAGTACGATGACATCTATTCTGGGTAGATATGCGACCTATTCTGGCAAAGTGATCACAATGGAAGAGGCGATCAATTCAGATATTAACCTATTCCCAGATACCTTGGCTTGGGATGCAACTCCTAAGTTGGTACCTAATGCAGATGGATTCTATCCACATGCTATTCCTGGTAAAACTAAAACGGTCTAA
- a CDS encoding formylglycine-generating enzyme family protein, translated as MKRVLAPVLLIGILAFYMIEKPLFEPYSQKIPGTPVVFDMTPIEGGTFKMGSSTSSNADEKPVHEVTLDPFWMGTHEVTWDAFELFLDKNYELAISEEPIGEIVDGLTRPSIPYLDMTFGMGKENKPAIGMTQYGAIQYCHWLYLKTGIFYRLPTEAEWEYAARAGSDSKYFFGEDASKLEEYAWTKENSDGMTQLIGQKKPNPWGLYDIYGNVLEWTADQYDPEFYKNSPSKNPVNPSDELYPRIVRGGSFKTPAEEVSSAKRFVNDPKWKQLDPQIPKSQWWFPEAPFIGLRLVRPLNPPSPEEINAYYTAAPIADY; from the coding sequence ATGAAAAGAGTACTTGCTCCGGTCTTGTTGATCGGTATTTTGGCATTTTACATGATTGAAAAGCCACTATTCGAACCCTACAGTCAAAAAATCCCTGGAACTCCTGTTGTATTTGACATGACACCTATAGAGGGAGGGACTTTCAAAATGGGGTCTTCCACAAGCTCCAATGCAGATGAAAAACCTGTACATGAAGTAACACTAGACCCTTTTTGGATGGGAACTCATGAAGTCACTTGGGATGCATTTGAATTGTTTTTAGATAAGAATTATGAGTTAGCTATATCAGAAGAACCGATTGGTGAAATCGTAGATGGTTTAACGAGACCTAGTATCCCGTATTTAGATATGACCTTTGGAATGGGTAAAGAAAATAAGCCTGCTATTGGAATGACTCAATATGGAGCCATTCAATATTGTCATTGGCTTTATTTGAAAACGGGTATATTTTATAGACTACCCACCGAAGCAGAGTGGGAATATGCTGCTCGTGCAGGATCTGACAGCAAATATTTCTTTGGTGAGGATGCATCCAAATTGGAAGAATATGCTTGGACCAAAGAGAATAGTGATGGAATGACCCAATTGATAGGCCAAAAGAAACCTAACCCATGGGGACTTTATGATATTTATGGGAATGTTTTAGAATGGACTGCTGATCAATATGATCCTGAATTCTACAAAAACTCCCCTTCAAAAAATCCAGTGAATCCTTCGGATGAACTTTATCCTCGAATTGTAAGAGGAGGAAGTTTTAAAACTCCAGCTGAAGAAGTCAGTTCTGCCAAAAGATTTGTAAATGATCCAAAATGGAAACAATTAGATCCTCAAATCCCAAAAAGTCAATGGTGGTTCCCAGAAGCGCCATTTATTGGATTAAGATTGGTTAGACCACTTAATCCACCTAGCCCTGAAGAAATTAATGCATACTATACCGCAGCTCCTATTGCGGACTATTAA
- a CDS encoding VCBS repeat-containing protein, whose amino-acid sequence MKKLVPYLTLISLSIFFSCSNNSEVEQLEEPTAPPLFKLINSADSGINFQNTLNESLNLNVLMYEYLYNGGGVAVGDLNGDGFEDIYFSANVSGNQLYLNKGGFKFQEISKISGTEGRPGPWKTGVTFVDINGDKQLDIYLCYSGNLRPDKRKNQLFVNQGNDENGIPIFKEMAEEYGIASGSPSTSASFFDFDRDGDLDLFLLNHNTKSTQILDISVTKTALKQKHEAGPQLFENQNGKFLEITEKAGISSSSLSYGLGLAISDINRDGWPDIYIGNDYTIPDYLYINQKDGTFKDQILEMMDHVSNFSMGNDIADINNDGLVDVMTLDMMPEENTRQKLLLAPDNYEVFDLNVRKGFHHQYMRNMLHVNNGDGTFYEIGQVAGISNTDWSWASLFADFDNDGWKDLFVSNGYLRDYNNMDFLKYMDNYVQTSGGKLKREDLLNMVKNMPSSNLTNYIYRNNRNLTFENVTQEWGLNQPANSNGVAYADLDNDGDLDLIVNNINSKAFVYQNLSVEKDQTNYLQVKLVGDDQNSLALGASVKLYSQGKTQFLEQNIHRGFQSSVSPILHFGLGNVSKVDYLVVTWPDGRESTEINVQANQQLVLNQSESGKSSNSSTSTPASIFKASNTFEIPQGKQINDFKRQPLLTNQISGNGKAFVAQDFNGDGLEDLFVGGGVGISARLYFQSQSGSFNKVDSSAFVTARDSEDSDAIAFDANGDGFLDLYVSSGGVFDFTESDSRLADRLYLNDGKGKFTLSPNALPDDNFATGTVVAFDFNQDQALDLFVGGRVVPGQYPLSPGSKLLINDGSGMFSNQTSGMAPEFMELGMVTDAEVADLDQDGFIELVVVGEAMPIKVFGIQSATISDKTSDFFDQQEVGFWNNLTIDDFNGDGQMDIFAGNLGLNSQLKVSDQEPAELLYKDFDGNGSIDALLSSYIGSERYPTISRDELLGQVNFLKKRYLDFKSFASVKTDDIFTVQEREGAKQIYINRLKSTLFVRSSSGKFVENQLPIQVQFSPVFTSTFADINGDGNKDLIIAGNMNQTKLRYGKYDANHAMVFLGNGKGDFTYLDKIVSGISEKGDIRNSQIFDHKLLFLVKDKGIVSYSFLSSKD is encoded by the coding sequence ATGAAAAAATTAGTTCCCTATCTTACCCTAATATCCCTATCCATTTTTTTTTCTTGTTCCAATAATTCAGAAGTCGAGCAATTAGAAGAACCAACTGCACCCCCTCTTTTTAAACTAATAAATTCAGCCGATTCAGGGATTAATTTTCAAAATACCCTGAATGAATCTCTTAATCTCAATGTCCTGATGTACGAATACCTCTACAATGGAGGTGGAGTTGCTGTAGGAGATTTGAATGGAGATGGGTTCGAAGACATTTACTTCTCCGCCAATGTTTCGGGAAATCAACTCTACCTGAATAAAGGAGGGTTTAAATTTCAGGAAATCTCAAAAATTTCTGGAACGGAAGGAAGACCAGGACCCTGGAAGACAGGGGTCACTTTTGTGGATATCAATGGAGATAAACAGTTGGATATTTATCTCTGTTATTCGGGCAATTTGAGGCCCGATAAACGGAAAAATCAATTATTTGTCAATCAGGGAAACGACGAAAATGGGATTCCTATTTTTAAAGAAATGGCTGAGGAATATGGAATTGCATCTGGTTCTCCTAGTACTTCAGCAAGCTTTTTCGATTTTGACCGAGATGGGGACTTAGACCTATTCTTATTAAATCACAATACGAAATCAACTCAGATCCTCGACATTTCTGTGACCAAAACCGCTTTAAAGCAAAAGCATGAAGCAGGACCTCAGCTTTTTGAAAATCAGAATGGAAAGTTCCTAGAAATCACAGAGAAAGCTGGTATTTCAAGTTCCAGTTTATCTTATGGCCTTGGACTTGCCATATCAGACATTAATAGAGATGGCTGGCCAGACATTTACATTGGGAATGATTATACCATTCCGGATTACTTATATATCAATCAAAAGGACGGGACATTTAAAGATCAAATTCTGGAAATGATGGATCATGTTTCCAACTTTTCCATGGGGAATGATATCGCTGATATTAATAACGATGGATTAGTAGATGTCATGACTTTGGATATGATGCCAGAAGAAAATACACGTCAAAAATTATTGTTGGCTCCTGATAATTATGAAGTTTTTGACTTGAATGTGAGAAAAGGATTTCACCATCAATACATGCGTAATATGCTGCATGTGAATAATGGTGATGGCACTTTTTACGAAATTGGTCAAGTGGCGGGAATATCTAATACTGATTGGAGTTGGGCCAGTTTGTTTGCTGATTTCGATAATGATGGGTGGAAAGATCTATTTGTAAGTAACGGGTACTTGAGAGATTACAATAATATGGATTTCTTAAAGTACATGGACAATTACGTTCAGACTTCAGGCGGTAAGTTGAAAAGAGAGGATTTGTTGAATATGGTAAAGAATATGCCTTCCTCCAATTTGACAAATTACATTTACAGAAATAACAGAAATCTAACTTTTGAAAATGTCACCCAAGAATGGGGGCTAAATCAACCTGCTAATAGTAATGGAGTAGCCTATGCTGACCTGGATAATGATGGTGATTTAGATTTAATCGTAAATAATATCAACTCGAAAGCTTTTGTTTACCAAAACCTCTCTGTTGAAAAAGACCAGACAAATTACCTTCAAGTGAAGCTAGTTGGGGATGATCAAAACTCTCTTGCATTGGGTGCTTCGGTTAAACTCTATAGTCAAGGAAAAACACAGTTTCTGGAACAAAACATTCACCGAGGCTTTCAATCCTCTGTAAGCCCGATCTTGCATTTCGGTTTAGGGAATGTTTCTAAAGTAGATTATCTAGTAGTTACCTGGCCAGATGGAAGGGAGTCAACTGAAATCAATGTACAGGCAAATCAGCAATTAGTCCTCAACCAATCTGAGAGTGGAAAGTCTTCCAATTCAAGTACTTCTACTCCTGCTAGTATTTTTAAAGCTTCGAATACTTTTGAAATTCCTCAAGGAAAACAAATCAATGATTTTAAGAGGCAGCCACTTTTAACCAATCAGATTTCAGGTAATGGGAAAGCTTTTGTAGCACAGGATTTCAATGGAGATGGACTAGAGGACCTTTTCGTAGGTGGTGGAGTTGGAATTAGTGCAAGGCTCTATTTCCAAAGTCAATCAGGAAGCTTTAACAAAGTCGATTCCTCTGCATTTGTAACTGCAAGAGATTCTGAAGATTCTGATGCGATTGCATTTGATGCGAACGGAGATGGGTTTTTGGATTTGTATGTAAGTAGCGGAGGAGTATTCGATTTTACAGAATCCGACTCTCGATTAGCTGACCGTTTATACCTCAATGATGGGAAAGGTAAGTTCACCCTTTCACCCAATGCTTTGCCTGATGATAACTTTGCAACAGGCACGGTAGTCGCATTTGACTTCAATCAAGATCAAGCCTTGGATTTGTTTGTAGGCGGCAGGGTTGTTCCAGGTCAATATCCTTTATCTCCTGGATCTAAACTATTAATCAATGATGGAAGTGGCATGTTTTCGAATCAAACTTCTGGTATGGCTCCTGAATTCATGGAATTGGGGATGGTGACTGATGCAGAAGTGGCGGACTTGGATCAAGATGGCTTCATTGAATTGGTGGTTGTGGGAGAAGCAATGCCAATAAAAGTTTTTGGAATTCAGTCAGCTACAATCTCTGACAAAACTTCAGATTTCTTTGATCAACAAGAAGTTGGTTTTTGGAATAACTTAACCATTGATGATTTTAATGGGGATGGCCAGATGGATATTTTTGCGGGGAACCTTGGATTGAATTCCCAATTGAAAGTTTCTGACCAAGAACCGGCGGAGCTCCTTTACAAGGATTTTGATGGAAATGGTTCCATCGATGCTCTATTGAGTTCCTATATTGGATCAGAACGATATCCTACCATTAGTCGAGATGAATTATTGGGGCAGGTTAATTTTTTGAAAAAGAGATATCTGGACTTTAAATCATTTGCCTCTGTAAAAACAGATGATATTTTCACAGTCCAGGAAAGGGAGGGGGCGAAACAAATCTACATTAATCGATTGAAATCGACCCTATTTGTCAGAAGCAGTTCTGGTAAATTTGTAGAAAATCAATTACCTATCCAGGTTCAGTTTTCTCCTGTATTCACCAGCACTTTTGCGGATATCAATGGGGATGGTAACAAAGACCTGATCATTGCTGGCAATATGAATCAGACTAAGCTGCGTTATGGAAAGTATGACGCAAACCATGCGATGGTTTTTTTAGGAAATGGAAAAGGTGATTTTACTTATCTAGACAAAATAGTTTCTGGAATTTCTGAAAAAGGAGATATCAGGAATAGTCAGATTTTCGATCATAAATTGCTTTTTTTAGTAAAAGATAAGGGGATCGTATCCTATTCTTTCCTTTCGTCAAAAGATTGA
- a CDS encoding RagB/SusD family nutrient uptake outer membrane protein, whose amino-acid sequence MKRNIKHIFVLVAALFTIASCNNDFLNTDPLGEVSQAAVWTDPALAEAFVTGIYQGFGNGGFDEQMLASLTDEAIFTHPGRGITTITEARTNSADDGWVNNTIFWGNMYSYIRRANIAIEELSEPQFANDGGIVDRLLGEAKFMRAYYYQQLARYYGGVPIVDRPYGLGEETYEAPRNTWEETINFIVSDLDDAASLLAGKSMAAGRASELAALALKSRVLLYAASDLHDGPTASAKSSLLAGYSDLDLLAYPSGDRTQRWQQAQAAAKAVLDKASGNLYGLSEPVSHEEGIQNYINNSLSRNGGENELIMARYFINAKQENGGRQGLFNGPNGYNNWAGNSPVQLLVDDYEMMDGTKFDWDNPEHAANPYENRDARFYASILYDGAQWKPRSSANQARDPLGQIQTGTYEITDESGNKVTHFGLDTRNSPIEDWNGSYTGYYVRKFIDPDPAIVDQNTWQEVPWPILRYTEAVLNYVEASLELGQEDEARAWLNQIRFRVGQPALTSSGEQLMEDYRNERRIEMAYEEQRYHDARRWMIAEETLGRKANTISITGTLKPGVTNSLYRYDPEIYNYVYKVVPIDPGKENRTWLDKMYYIPILRDELNRNTLLVQNPGFE is encoded by the coding sequence ATGAAAAGAAACATAAAACATATATTCGTACTCGTTGCAGCCCTTTTTACAATTGCAAGCTGTAACAATGATTTCTTGAATACTGATCCATTAGGGGAGGTGTCCCAAGCAGCTGTTTGGACTGACCCTGCATTAGCAGAGGCTTTCGTTACAGGTATTTACCAAGGATTTGGAAATGGCGGTTTCGACGAGCAAATGCTTGCTTCTCTTACAGATGAAGCCATCTTTACCCACCCAGGTAGAGGTATCACTACTATCACAGAAGCTAGAACTAACTCAGCTGATGACGGATGGGTAAACAATACCATTTTCTGGGGTAACATGTATAGCTACATCAGAAGAGCAAATATTGCAATCGAGGAGCTTTCTGAACCTCAGTTTGCAAATGACGGAGGTATTGTAGACAGATTGTTGGGAGAAGCTAAGTTCATGAGAGCTTACTATTATCAACAATTGGCTAGATATTATGGTGGTGTTCCTATTGTGGATAGACCATATGGATTAGGTGAAGAAACCTATGAAGCTCCTCGTAATACTTGGGAAGAAACTATCAATTTCATCGTTTCTGACCTAGATGATGCTGCCTCTTTATTGGCTGGAAAGTCAATGGCTGCAGGTAGAGCTTCTGAATTAGCTGCTCTTGCCTTAAAATCTAGAGTATTGTTGTATGCAGCTAGTGACCTACATGATGGACCTACTGCATCTGCAAAATCTTCTCTTTTGGCAGGTTATTCTGATTTAGATTTATTGGCTTATCCAAGTGGAGATAGAACTCAAAGATGGCAACAAGCACAAGCTGCTGCAAAAGCGGTGTTGGATAAAGCTTCTGGTAATTTGTACGGTCTTTCTGAGCCTGTCTCCCATGAAGAAGGTATACAGAACTATATCAATAATTCACTTTCCAGAAATGGAGGAGAGAATGAATTGATCATGGCGAGATACTTCATCAATGCAAAGCAGGAAAACGGTGGACGTCAAGGCCTATTCAATGGACCAAATGGATATAATAACTGGGCAGGAAATAGCCCTGTACAATTATTGGTAGACGATTATGAAATGATGGATGGTACTAAATTTGACTGGGATAATCCAGAGCATGCTGCTAATCCATATGAAAATCGTGATGCACGTTTCTATGCGTCAATTTTGTATGATGGTGCTCAGTGGAAACCAAGATCTTCAGCAAATCAGGCGAGAGATCCACTAGGTCAAATCCAAACAGGTACTTATGAAATTACTGATGAATCTGGTAATAAAGTAACCCACTTCGGGTTAGATACTAGAAACAGCCCAATTGAGGACTGGAACGGTAGCTACACGGGTTATTATGTTAGAAAATTCATCGATCCAGATCCAGCGATTGTAGATCAGAACACTTGGCAAGAAGTTCCATGGCCAATCTTAAGATATACTGAAGCTGTATTGAATTACGTGGAAGCATCCTTGGAGTTAGGTCAGGAAGATGAAGCAAGAGCTTGGTTGAACCAGATCAGATTTAGAGTAGGTCAGCCTGCTTTAACCTCTAGTGGTGAACAGTTAATGGAGGATTACAGAAACGAACGTAGAATCGAAATGGCTTATGAAGAACAAAGATATCATGATGCACGTCGTTGGATGATTGCAGAAGAGACTTTGGGAAGAAAAGCGAACACGATTAGTATTACAGGTACATTGAAACCTGGAGTGACCAACTCCTTGTATAGATATGATCCTGAAATCTATAACTACGTTTACAAGGTAGTTCCTATCGATCCAGGAAAAGAAAACAGAACTTGGTTAGATAAAATGTATTATATCCCAATTCTAAGGGATGAATTAAACAGAAACACACTTCTGGTACAAAATCCAGGATTCGAATAA